In Luteimonas viscosa, the genomic window AGACGCAGGCGCAGGTGCGGAAGCGGGCGCCGGCGCCTGTCCGGACTGCGGGGCAGATGGCGCGGCGGCGGGCGCGGACGCAGCGGGCGCCGCCGGCGTCTCCTCGCCGGACTCGGCCTCGACCACCACCACCACGCTGCCTTCCGACACCGTATCGCCGACCTTGACCTTCAGCGCCTTGACTACGCCGGCATGCGAGGACGGCACTTCCATCGTCGCCTTGTCCGATTCCAGCGTGACCAGGCCCTGGTCCTTCGCCACCGTGTCGCCCACCGCGACCAGCACCTCGATCACCGGCACGTCGTCGTATCCGCCGATGTCGGGGACCTTCACTTCAATCGGGTTGGCCATCGCTTGCTCCTCTGGTTCCGGGTGCGCCGGCGTCGGTGGTCGACGCCTGCTGTTCGCGTAGTTCGGCTTCGCGCGCGTCTTCCTCGATCGCGCGCCGGGTGTCTTCGCCCGCGTCGTTGCGCGCCAGTCGCGCGCGCTCCTCGCGTGGCAGCGACGCTTCCGCCCTCGCGGGGGCATCGTCCTCGTCGCGACCGGGCGCCTGTCCGCGCAGCAGGGCCAGCGCGTCCTCGCCGCTGCGCCCGAACGCGCTGCGCAGGTGCAGGTCGCGTTGCGGGAAGGGGATCTCGATGCCGTGCTCGTGCAGCGCGGTGTCCAGTTCCCACAGGTACGCGGCCCTGATCGCGGCGTTGCGGCGCGCCGCCTCCTCGGTCAGCCACACCGCGAGGATGTATTCCACCGCGCTGTCGCCGAAGTTGACCAGCCATACCTGCGGACGCCGGTCGTCGTCGTTCGCGAGCGTGAACGGCACGCGCGCCGCCGCTTCCAGCGCCGCCTTCTTGACCAGCAGCTTGTCGGTGCCGTAGGCGACGCCGAAGGGCACGCGGATGCGACGATGGTCGGTGCCGTGGGTCCAGTTCACCACCCGCCCGCTGACGAACTCGGAGTTCGGCACCAGCACGTCGATGGCGTCGTTGGTGGTGATCAACGTGGAGCGGATGTTGATGGCGCGCACCACGCCGCGGATGTCGTTATCGAGCTCGACGAAATCGCCCACCTTGAGCGAACGGTCGAACAGCAGGATCAGGCCCGAGACGAAATTGCTGAAGATCGCCTGCAGGCCGAAGCCGAGCCCGACGCCGATCGCGCCGGCGAACACCGCGAACTGGCTGAGCGGCATGCCGGCCACGTTCATCGCGGCCAGGAAGCCGATCGTGATCAGCACGTAGTGCGCGAGCCGCGATACCGTGTAGAGCGCCGGCTGGCTGACGCCGCCGCTGCGGCCACCGTAGCGGGCGATCGCGCGCTGCAGCAGCTGCGACACCACCCAGGCCACGACCAGCACCACCAGCGCGGCGATCATCGCGCCGATGGTGATGCCGCCCAGGCCGAACGCCTGCAGCGGCGCGTAGCCGAGCACGGCGCCGACGCCGTCGCGCGCCTGCCCGGCGGCTGCGGCGGCCTGCGATGGCGCGGCGGCGGCTACCGCATGCAGCATCCGGCGCCTACAGCAGCACGCGGCGCATGTCCGCGAGCAGTTGCGCGAGGTAGGCGGTGAAACGCGCGGCGGCGGCGCCGTCGATCACGCGGTGGTCGTAGCTCAGCGACAGCGGCAGGACCAGGCGCGGCACGAACTGCTTGCCGTCCCACACCGGCTTCATCGACGACTTGGACACGCCCAGGATCGCGACCTCCGGCGCGTTCACGATCGGCGTGAACGCGGTGCCGCCGATGCCGCCCAGCGAGCTGATCGAGAAGCAGCCGCCGGACATCTCGGCCGGGCCGAGCTTGCCGTCGCGCGCCTTCTTCGCCAGCTCGCCCATCTCCTGGCTGATCTGCAGCACGCCCTTCCTGTCCACGTCCCGCACCACCGGCACCACCAGTCCGTTCGGCGTGTCGGCGGCGAAGCCGATGTGGAAGTACTTCTTCAGCGTCAGCGTCTCGCCGGCGGCGTCGAGCGAGGCGTTGAAATCGGGATACTTCGCCAGCGCGTTGGCACTGGCCTTGATCAGGAAGGCGAGCATGGTCAGCTTGATGCCGGACTTGCTCTTCTCCGCCTCCTGGTTGAGCTGCACGCGCAGCGCCTCGAGGTCGGTGATGTCGGCATCGTCGAACTGGGTGACGTGCGGGATCATCGCCCAGTTGCGCGCGAGGTTGGCGCCGGAGATCTTCTTGATCCGCGAGAGCGGCTTCTCCTCGACCTCGCCGAACTTCGAGAAATCCACCTTCGGCCACGGCAGCAGATTCAGGCCGTTGCCGCCACCCGCGCCGGCCGGTGCGGTGGTCGCGCCGGAGAGCACGCCCTTGACGTACTTCTGCACGTCCTCCTTCGTGATCCGCCCACCCTTCTCCGTGCCGGTCACCTGCGACAGGTCCGCGCCGAGCTCGCGCGCGAACAGGCGTACCGCGGGGCTGGCGTAGGGCACCTTGCCCGGGATCAGG contains:
- a CDS encoding mechanosensitive ion channel family protein, which gives rise to MLHAVAAAAPSQAAAAAGQARDGVGAVLGYAPLQAFGLGGITIGAMIAALVVLVVAWVVSQLLQRAIARYGGRSGGVSQPALYTVSRLAHYVLITIGFLAAMNVAGMPLSQFAVFAGAIGVGLGFGLQAIFSNFVSGLILLFDRSLKVGDFVELDNDIRGVVRAINIRSTLITTNDAIDVLVPNSEFVSGRVVNWTHGTDHRRIRVPFGVAYGTDKLLVKKAALEAAARVPFTLANDDDRRPQVWLVNFGDSAVEYILAVWLTEEAARRNAAIRAAYLWELDTALHEHGIEIPFPQRDLHLRSAFGRSGEDALALLRGQAPGRDEDDAPARAEASLPREERARLARNDAGEDTRRAIEEDAREAELREQQASTTDAGAPGTRGASDGQPD
- the aceF gene encoding dihydrolipoyllysine-residue acetyltransferase, encoding MRPGAGRIGGKPAPRPPSHGDRAHRRRAPWLARGGHADTIGIPLPPREGRMADLKESRVPDIGGYDDVPVIEVLVAVGDTVAKDQGLVTLESDKATMEVPAEFAGVVRELKVKLGDTLSEGAVVAVIEAAAAAGDTPEAAAPAAAAAPAPTKPKEPDPVVEPVAVGGKPDNIAQASIDAQAGKAAGPVEPPVRFEAEALIPGKVPYASPAVRLFARELGADLSQVTGTEKGGRITKEDVQKYVKGVLSGATTAPAGAGGGNGLNLLPWPKVDFSKFGEVEEKPLSRIKKISGANLARNWAMIPHVTQFDDADITDLEALRVQLNQEAEKSKSGIKLTMLAFLIKASANALAKYPDFNASLDAAGETLTLKKYFHIGFAADTPNGLVVPVVRDVDRKGVLQISQEMGELAKKARDGKLGPAEMSGGCFSISSLGGIGGTAFTPIVNAPEVAILGVSKSSMKPVWDGKQFVPRLVLPLSLSYDHRVIDGAAAARFTAYLAQLLADMRRVLL